A region of Geobacillus sp. 46C-IIa DNA encodes the following proteins:
- a CDS encoding type I restriction endonuclease subunit R has translation MATRPLGETDFEETTVERLKRLGYDYLHAQELFQRGERDSLHEVVLYGRLEAFLKKAYPAIPEQEIKRLAQILTAPDGVKLINRNMHFHQMLTKGLEFSYEVNDETYTPHVFPIDWEHPENNDFLVVNQLPIEGRMSRRPDIVIYINGLPLIVFELKNPNNEQATVYDAYTQIQNYTYDISQLFNYNAFVVISDNVETKHGMPFADYDFFASWKSIDGRNVDHNRANTMRTLIEGLFPKERLLNYIRNFIVFLEEGSKITKVGAKYHQFFGVNFAVNEAIRATRPDGDRKIGVMYHTTGSGKSLSMLFFAGILSRHPEMENPSIVIQVDRNDLDEQLYETFVQGKSYIGHVEHAEDTEQLRTLLRGEAGQIIFSTIEKFRKKEGETKHPVLSERRNIVVIADEAHRTQAGFAGGFAAQLRYALPNASHIGFTGTPVDFVDNNTEEIFGHIIHRYDMAQAVADKATLPIYYESRLIPLDLSADDIDEKYKEIIIEAGGDDEESENYKRKWAALEKVVGTPKRLRRLAKDIVSHFNQVANPFQKAMIVCMSRRIAVDLYNYLREIPECPPVEVIMTGDVSKDPKEWREVQPGSKYAHIKSKKEQEEVKAKLRDPEDPLKFVIVVDMWLTGMDAKPLSYLYIDKPMKGHNLMQAIARVNRVFPGKEGGVVVDYIGIATSLKEATHKYTQSGGTGSPAYDISEAVNIFMDHLKTVRGFIPSEIDVQNWRAKPKIEREDFIADLVNLLLNRDPEEYIQAATKLEKSYQLVKHQPEVLELADEVMLYFMMKAQLRKHLRPPIEKPSENKTLEERLSELIENSLLVKETVDIFQIAGIERPDISILDDAFLADLTKKEHVDLRLKLLKKLLEDQIKVTFSQGSPQSKALSELLEKTLRDYHSRVIQAADVVRVMINMRKEMEEEIRKRHDLGLSEEEIEFYKAITAMEQEAFSNEFLASLIHKVVKALKKQLAVDWTSPHRRDVYAKVKLAVKQVLMKEKITGQQLQFLTNKFMEQAEQQYKDWPMNA, from the coding sequence ATGGCGACGAGACCTCTAGGTGAAACGGATTTTGAAGAGACGACGGTTGAGCGTTTAAAGCGGTTAGGCTATGACTATCTTCATGCGCAGGAATTGTTTCAGCGTGGAGAGCGAGACAGTCTTCACGAGGTAGTTCTTTACGGTCGGTTGGAAGCCTTCTTAAAGAAGGCTTATCCAGCTATACCGGAACAAGAAATCAAAAGGCTTGCTCAAATTTTAACGGCGCCAGACGGGGTAAAACTGATTAATCGGAATATGCATTTTCACCAAATGTTGACGAAAGGGCTTGAATTTTCTTATGAGGTAAACGATGAAACGTACACGCCTCATGTCTTCCCGATCGATTGGGAACATCCGGAGAACAATGACTTTTTAGTGGTCAATCAATTGCCGATTGAAGGGCGCATGTCCCGCCGGCCAGATATCGTTATATATATTAATGGTTTACCGCTGATTGTATTTGAGTTAAAAAATCCAAACAACGAGCAAGCGACTGTTTATGATGCATATACCCAAATTCAAAACTATACGTATGATATCTCGCAATTATTTAACTACAACGCTTTTGTTGTCATTTCCGATAACGTGGAAACGAAGCATGGGATGCCGTTTGCCGATTACGATTTCTTTGCTTCATGGAAATCGATTGATGGACGAAATGTCGATCACAACCGTGCCAATACGATGCGCACACTGATTGAAGGATTATTCCCGAAAGAACGTCTACTAAATTATATTCGTAATTTCATTGTCTTTTTGGAGGAAGGTAGTAAAATTACAAAAGTTGGCGCGAAATATCACCAGTTTTTCGGTGTGAACTTCGCTGTCAATGAAGCGATCCGTGCGACGCGACCTGACGGAGACAGAAAAATCGGGGTTATGTATCATACAACGGGGTCGGGTAAATCACTAAGCATGCTATTTTTCGCAGGAATTTTGTCTCGCCATCCGGAAATGGAAAATCCATCAATTGTCATTCAAGTGGACCGTAATGACTTAGACGAACAGTTGTATGAGACGTTTGTGCAAGGAAAATCATACATCGGCCATGTGGAGCATGCAGAAGATACAGAACAGTTAAGAACGTTGCTGAGAGGGGAAGCCGGACAAATCATTTTCTCTACGATTGAAAAATTCCGTAAGAAAGAAGGAGAAACTAAGCATCCGGTTTTATCGGAAAGACGAAACATTGTTGTGATTGCTGATGAAGCACACCGCACCCAAGCCGGTTTTGCAGGTGGATTTGCTGCTCAATTGCGTTATGCTTTGCCGAATGCTTCCCATATTGGATTTACAGGAACTCCAGTCGATTTTGTTGATAACAATACGGAGGAGATTTTTGGACATATTATCCATCGTTATGATATGGCTCAGGCGGTGGCAGATAAAGCGACGTTGCCAATCTACTATGAAAGTCGCTTAATCCCGCTTGATTTATCGGCTGACGACATTGATGAAAAATACAAGGAAATTATCATAGAGGCTGGGGGAGATGATGAAGAGTCAGAGAATTACAAAAGAAAATGGGCCGCTCTGGAAAAAGTTGTGGGTACTCCAAAACGGCTCCGTCGTTTAGCCAAAGATATCGTATCACATTTTAACCAAGTCGCCAATCCGTTTCAAAAAGCAATGATTGTCTGTATGAGCCGGCGAATTGCGGTTGATTTGTATAATTATCTAAGAGAGATTCCAGAATGCCCTCCTGTTGAAGTGATTATGACAGGGGATGTATCAAAGGATCCTAAAGAGTGGCGAGAGGTTCAGCCGGGAAGCAAATATGCGCATATTAAATCGAAAAAAGAGCAAGAAGAAGTGAAAGCCAAACTTCGTGATCCAGAAGATCCTTTGAAATTTGTCATTGTCGTCGATATGTGGCTAACAGGAATGGACGCCAAACCGCTTTCTTATCTTTATATCGACAAGCCGATGAAGGGACACAACCTGATGCAGGCCATTGCCCGTGTAAACCGCGTGTTTCCGGGAAAAGAAGGCGGCGTCGTCGTTGATTATATTGGTATCGCCACTTCTCTGAAAGAAGCAACTCATAAATATACACAAAGTGGCGGCACGGGAAGTCCTGCTTATGATATTTCAGAGGCCGTTAATATCTTCATGGATCATCTGAAGACAGTAAGAGGATTTATTCCAAGCGAGATTGATGTGCAAAACTGGCGGGCAAAACCAAAGATAGAGCGCGAAGACTTCATTGCAGATCTTGTTAACCTTCTTTTAAACCGAGATCCCGAGGAATATATCCAAGCAGCCACCAAACTAGAAAAATCATATCAGTTGGTGAAGCATCAGCCGGAAGTACTTGAACTTGCAGATGAAGTTATGCTCTATTTCATGATGAAAGCACAACTTCGCAAACATTTGCGGCCACCAATTGAAAAACCGAGTGAAAATAAAACATTAGAAGAGCGATTATCAGAACTTATTGAGAATAGTCTATTAGTGAAAGAAACCGTTGACATTTTCCAAATAGCAGGAATTGAACGCCCAGATATCAGCATATTGGACGATGCGTTCTTGGCAGATTTAACAAAAAAAGAGCATGTAGACTTGCGTTTAAAGTTGCTGAAAAAACTTTTAGAGGACCAAATCAAAGTGACATTTAGCCAAGGAAGCCCACAGTCAAAGGCGTTAAGCGAACTTCTAGAGAAAACGTTAAGGGATTATCATAGTCGTGTTATTCAGGCTGCCGATGTGGTCAGGGTTATGATTAACATGCGCAAAGAAATGGAAGAAGAAATACGCAAGCGACACGACTTAGGACTGTCAGAGGAAGAAATTGAATTTTACAAAGCGATCACTGCTATGGAGCAGGAAGCGTTCTCAAACGAGTTTCTTGCTAGTTTAATTCATAAGGTGGTTAAAGCCTTAAAGAAACAATTAGCCGTAGACTGGACAAGTCCTCACCGTCGAGATGTTT
- a CDS encoding restriction endonuclease subunit S produces MSKWIEGKLRDLVEVNPTVKLIKGEIYPFVSMDVIQPFYKPVEAKEEREFKSGGAKFENGDTLFARITPCLENGKIAQVKNLKNGKGFGSTEFIVLRGKEGITDTDFVYYLVTNKSFRENAERLMVGTSGRQRVDKQQFEDQIISIPDLETQKRISSILGGIDKKIELNVEMNKTLEEMAMTLYKHWFVDFGPFQDGEFAESELGVIPKGWKAKKLGDLYDTSSGGTPSRRKTEYYQDGTINWLKTKELNDNFIFETEEKITELGLENSSAKVFPKNTVIIAMYGATVGKLGILSEPSSTNQACCAVIEKNQSFSYVLAYLYLLFNRTKIVGLANGGAQQNINQQIIRDLPIIVPTEKALNIIQPKLLELFELIRTNEQENRYLINLRDYLLPRLLSGEIDVSQAEKQVEEVL; encoded by the coding sequence GTGAGTAAATGGATTGAAGGAAAATTAAGGGACTTAGTCGAGGTAAACCCTACCGTAAAACTTATAAAGGGTGAAATATATCCGTTTGTAAGTATGGATGTTATTCAACCTTTTTATAAACCAGTAGAAGCAAAGGAAGAAAGAGAATTTAAGTCTGGCGGAGCAAAATTTGAGAATGGTGATACACTTTTTGCGCGAATAACACCCTGCCTTGAGAATGGCAAGATTGCACAGGTGAAAAACCTTAAAAATGGGAAAGGTTTTGGTTCAACCGAGTTTATCGTATTACGTGGTAAAGAGGGTATCACAGATACAGACTTTGTGTATTATCTTGTGACTAACAAGTCATTTCGTGAAAATGCTGAAAGGTTGATGGTAGGTACATCGGGGCGACAGAGGGTAGATAAACAACAATTTGAGGACCAAATAATTTCGATACCTGATCTTGAAACGCAAAAAAGAATTTCATCCATTCTAGGTGGTATTGATAAGAAAATAGAACTCAATGTAGAGATGAACAAAACCCTCGAAGAAATGGCAATGACGCTTTACAAGCATTGGTTTGTTGATTTTGGACCGTTTCAAGATGGGGAGTTTGCGGAGTCGGAATTAGGGGTGATTCCAAAGGGATGGAAGGCTAAGAAATTGGGAGATTTATATGACACCTCTTCAGGAGGAACACCTAGTAGAAGAAAAACGGAATATTATCAGGACGGGACGATCAACTGGCTAAAAACAAAGGAACTTAATGATAATTTTATATTTGAAACGGAAGAGAAAATAACAGAGTTAGGATTAGAAAACTCTTCAGCCAAAGTCTTCCCTAAAAATACAGTAATTATTGCAATGTATGGTGCAACTGTTGGAAAGTTAGGTATTCTTTCTGAACCATCTAGTACCAATCAAGCATGTTGTGCTGTTATTGAGAAAAATCAATCATTTAGTTATGTTTTAGCATATCTATATTTGTTATTTAACCGTACAAAGATAGTAGGTCTGGCTAATGGAGGAGCGCAACAGAATATTAATCAGCAAATTATTAGAGATTTACCAATAATAGTTCCAACCGAAAAGGCCTTAAATATTATCCAGCCCAAGTTATTAGAGTTATTTGAATTAATTCGAACTAATGAACAGGAAAATCGTTATTTAATAAATTTAAGGGACTATCTCCTTCCCCGCCTTTTATCCGGTGAAATTGATGTATCTCAAGCCGAAAAGCAAGTAGAAGAAGTGCTTTAA
- a CDS encoding class I SAM-dependent DNA methyltransferase — translation MTVKADIDFQKDLFEAANKMRGSVAPADYKHYVLPLIFLRYLSNKYEQRRKELEQIVKDPSSDWYTEDDEMRQVIITDPDQYKAENVFVVPEEASWSYIMKNAKQPNIKEILDNAMKRLEEENPELEGILPRIYQGSNLPPENVAGLIEIFSRDVFSANTDDSVDILGRTYEYFISSFAASEGNRGGEFFTPSSIVKLLVAMLEPKSGIVFDPACGSGGMFIQSEEYAPNKHALSFYGQENVVTTVRLGKMNVLLHGINAEIRLGDSLLNDQFPDLKADYVIANPPFNQKDWGADRLSKKDPRLIGPVTNSNANYMWIQHFLYHLNDTGTAGFVMANGAMTTNVKEEKEVRQKLVDEGYIDCIVQLPEKLFFTTGIPCCLFFLSKNRDGKNGYRARKNEILFIDARKMGTLVSRKQKALSKEEIDKIAAVYRAYKYEGAEGYEDVVGFCKVATIEEVQANDYKLTPGIYVGTEVSDEDDIPFEEKMAELTQRLLEQFEESNRLQEKIKMDLEELM, via the coding sequence ATGACTGTAAAAGCAGACATCGATTTTCAAAAGGATTTATTTGAAGCAGCCAATAAAATGCGTGGGAGTGTGGCTCCTGCTGATTATAAACATTATGTTCTTCCGTTAATCTTTTTGCGCTATCTTTCTAACAAGTACGAACAGCGTCGAAAAGAACTAGAACAAATTGTAAAAGATCCAAGCAGCGATTGGTATACAGAAGATGATGAAATGCGTCAAGTCATCATCACCGACCCGGATCAGTATAAGGCGGAAAACGTCTTTGTCGTGCCTGAAGAAGCAAGTTGGTCTTATATTATGAAAAACGCTAAGCAGCCAAATATTAAAGAGATTCTTGATAATGCGATGAAACGTCTTGAAGAGGAAAACCCAGAACTGGAAGGCATATTGCCGCGAATTTACCAAGGTTCGAACTTACCGCCTGAAAACGTGGCGGGATTAATCGAAATTTTTTCTCGTGATGTATTTAGTGCCAATACGGATGACAGTGTAGATATATTGGGCCGTACATATGAGTATTTTATTAGTTCTTTTGCTGCTTCTGAAGGCAACAGAGGTGGAGAATTCTTTACACCGTCAAGTATCGTTAAATTGCTTGTTGCCATGCTGGAGCCGAAAAGCGGGATTGTGTTTGATCCAGCGTGCGGCAGCGGCGGGATGTTTATACAGAGTGAAGAATATGCGCCAAACAAACACGCTCTTTCGTTTTACGGGCAAGAAAATGTCGTAACGACCGTACGTCTTGGAAAAATGAACGTTTTGTTGCATGGCATCAATGCAGAAATTCGCTTGGGTGATTCGCTGTTAAACGATCAGTTCCCTGATTTAAAGGCCGATTACGTGATTGCCAATCCGCCGTTTAACCAAAAAGACTGGGGAGCAGACCGTTTATCGAAAAAAGACCCTCGCTTAATCGGACCAGTCACAAACAGCAATGCGAACTATATGTGGATACAGCATTTTCTGTACCATTTAAACGATACGGGTACCGCAGGGTTTGTGATGGCCAATGGAGCGATGACAACGAATGTGAAAGAGGAGAAAGAAGTTCGTCAAAAATTAGTAGATGAGGGGTATATTGACTGCATTGTTCAATTGCCTGAAAAACTGTTCTTTACCACAGGCATTCCATGTTGTTTATTCTTTTTAAGCAAAAACCGTGATGGCAAAAACGGCTATCGGGCAAGAAAAAATGAAATTTTGTTTATCGATGCCCGCAAAATGGGGACACTCGTCAGCCGCAAGCAAAAAGCGCTATCTAAAGAAGAAATTGATAAAATCGCAGCCGTTTATCGTGCCTACAAATACGAAGGTGCTGAAGGATACGAAGATGTTGTTGGATTCTGTAAAGTTGCAACAATTGAAGAAGTACAGGCAAATGACTACAAATTGACACCGGGCATTTATGTTGGAACAGAAGTATCAGATGAAGACGATATACCATTTGAAGAAAAAATGGCTGAATTGACACAGCGTCTTTTAGAGCAGTTTGAAGAATCGAATCGCCTTCAAGAGAAGATTAAGATGGACTTGGAGGAATTGATGTGA